The DNA region CTAACATCAAACTGACCCTGTCCTTGCATCTCATCCAAGCTCTTTCATTTTCATATGCAAGCTTGCGTGCAGCCTTATTAGATTGAACCATGAGTTCTGAGATATTTGTAAATTCTGTGAATTTCTTTGATGGACTCAGTTGTCTTGGAGGTCTCAGGTCTGCTCTCATACTCACGCTCCGAAGCCATGAATTTCTTGCTCTTGGTTCCTTTACCAGCTCCACCTCCTTTGACCACTGACACTTTATTCTCTACTGCCTCATTCAAAAggtcaattttgaaaaattcaaagaTACTGGTTAAGAACATACCACCGTATCTTACTTACCCCAGTTCCGCTTAATCCCTATTAAACTTCTTCTTCAGCCCATGATTGATTTATTGAACTCGGCTTTGACTTCCCCTTGCCCACTAGAGCTGTTCCTTCAGCGGAAGCACTTATCCATCCTCCCGTTGATTGATAAGGGGTTAGAGAATCTAATCACTCCCTAGAAATGCCATCCCCTCCTTTTGTTCAATCCCTCCCTCGATCCTTTGCTTCGTTGGTTTGGTTGCTTACTGATACCCTTCAAAGTAGTGTTCAAACCCCCCTTTTCTTTCGTCTGTCAATTGTTCCAGTCCCTTTACTAGGCAAAACTAAGGTTTATCAGTAATTACTTTGGTTTGGATAAAGTTTATCAACAGCTTTTGGAAGAAAAAAGAACATGATCCCCCTTATTGTAGTGCTCAATTTGCAGGGATTTGATTCTTTCAAGTAGAGCTTTTGAAAACCCTATCGATGCCCTTTCTAAAGCTATGGGCTCGATAAAGTCTTTGAATTATTTTTCAGATAGCACTTTTCGCCATCTGATTGGTGCTCTTAACCGATTCCCACATATGAAGGATCATAACATAACCAAAAGAGATAAGAGTAGATGTAATAAGTGCAAAAAGGATGAGAGAGTCAGAGTATGTTACTCTATTGTGAGAACCGCTTTGAGGAGTCAAAATGTGGGTGATTATCCTATGTAGTAGAGAGTTGATGGAGCCGAGTGCTTTATGGGTAGGAGTAGTGCCATGTAAACCAGAGAGATTTTCACAAATGTGCTGAAGAACAACATTATAGGTAACGCCGACTTGTGAGTCCCATTTTTCGGCCATGTAAGCTCTCAGCCCTTCTTCCTTGTAGCCCAAGGCCATCCCAATGGTGGCAGTGTCAAGAGTGATGTGAACTCTTTTCATATATGAATGGATAGTGCCATCAATTAAGCGCAtattggagtagaactcacagactAAACCTGGGTAGACTGGCTTCTGTATGTGAAGCAGAGGAGTCCATTAAAGCAGTTCAAAGAGAGGAGAGACATTTATTCCCTTGTTAGCGAGAGTGTCAAGGTTGACAAGATAGGTCAGACAGAGATGACGCTTTTTCACGACCTCTTTGTGGAATTCATAAGAAGTGCAAGAGTTGAATCTGGCAGGGTCATAGTGGGAGTATGTTTTGGCAAATTTATTCTTGAATTCTAAGGATTCCAGGTTTGCCGGTTCTATGGTGTTGTGTAGAATGAATCCTTTTGATTTCTGACCACTCTTCCCAGGTGTGGCTTTCTTCGGTGATGGTGGTGGAGAGTGGATGGGTGACATGTGAGATGATTCTTCTTCAACATTTGGCTCCTTGTTTTTGCCTCTGCTTGAGCTTTTATGGGCAATGACCTTCTTTCTCATGGTGGCCGTGCGTTTGGAGGGTGGTGagggagaggatgaagatgtagaATGGATATGGATATGAGTGTGGGTTTGTGGAGTGGGAGTCTTTTGAGAAAGGAGAATGCATTCACTTTTCCTAGgagcagttttctttttcatgatgaagagaagaaatgggggtggaagaagaagaagagatggccgaagaGTGTGGTAAGTGGAGGGAGGTTGGAGGTGCATTAAATGTTGATTGGAAAGAGATAATGCTGGGAAGTTAATGACCATCATGGCGCGGTTATTAACCAAGGTGGTTTCTAAAATTTGAAAAGGTGATTTtcttgaatcaagggattagttgaaaaagaaagactTGATTTGACACCAtgcttcttccaacaagatttgatgaGACATAGAGATTTtgacttttcaaaaaaaatgagaaaCTAACATAACGGTCAGAGTGGGGTCAACGGAATTTAGTGGGGCCCATGAGAATTAATTTTTGGCATTGTCTCCCCCTTGATCACAGCCCTTCCATCATGCctttatttttatctcgtccattccTACGAGATAAAACTGAATAGAATCAGGATTTCACAAATTTTCAACAGAACTTAAATCAATCATGCCCAAGCTTTTTCTTAAtgaacagaatctgtcttcacagaggggttttgtaaaaatatcagcaagttggtcctcagattttacaaattgaatatcaatagtacccttttgcacatgttctctaataaaatgatattttatctcaatgtgcttagttcttgagtgcaaaacaggattttttgaaatatttatagcactcatgttatcacaaaataagggtatactattgatctttaatttgtaatcttccaactgcgtttttaaccaaattaattgtgaacaacatgcggaggcagaaatatattcagcttcaactatggatagagccactgtggcttgttttttgcttgaccacatgttgagtgagattccaaggaagcaacacatgccggaggtgctccttctatccattttatctcccgcataatctgcatcacaaaaccctactgcacaaaagtcatcagatttaggataccataagccatattcactagttcccttaatatatctaatgatgcgcttaacagctgaaagatgggattcctttgagtgagattgaaatcttgagcatacacccacactttgaacaatgtccggtctagagaatgtaagatacatgagtgatcctatcatacctctataccttgtttcatccacatctttcccATTATCATCTTTctcaagtttagtgtttggatgcattggagttcccattggtttggaattttctaggccaaatttcttgattaattctttagcatactttccttggtgaataaaagtaccactaggagtttgtttaatttggaggccaagaaagaaagttagctctcccattaaactcatctcaaactcactagtcatgagttttccaaactcttcacacaaggactcattggctgatccaaacacaatatcatccacataaacttgaactagaagcatatcatcattagattccttaatgaataaagttgtgtccatagtacccctttgaaattgattttctaataggaaggcactaagcctttcataccaagcccttggagcttgcctaagaccataaagagccttagttagtttgaaaacatgatttggaaaatctttatgttcaaaaccggggggttgtgccacatacacttctctatcaataaagccattaaggaaagcacatttaacatccatttgaaacattttgaaacccttatgggcaacataggcaagaagcaacctaattgcttccattctagctaccggagcaaaagactcatcaaaatctataccctcttcttgatcgtaaccttgggccactaatctagccttgttacgaacaacttgtccatcctcaccaagtttatttttaaacacccacttagtactagtaactttcttactatccggatgaggtactagtgtccaaacctcattcttgtcgaattgagcaagctcctcttgcatggctttcacccatgatggatcttcaagagcttgtttgacattgttgggctccatttgtgacaagagtgcaaagttgcttggttcggattgtcttttggttgaggatcttgttgttactccttgagagggatcaccaatgatgaagtcatgaggataacccctcatggacttccattctctaggcttccttTGTGATGTTGAGCTTTGATAAGTTTCTGTTGGTCTTACTGTCTCAGTTTCTCATGCTGGCTCAGGAGataaaatggaaatgtctcctccaatctgacgagacaaaactgggctGGCAGATTCTTCAATTTGGACAGACTTGGGATTCTCTTTGCTTGTTCCAGCTCCTTCACAATCtaaatcattatctatcacagtactgggaattaaattagaatcacaaaaagtaacacgTATGAATTTCTCTATGGTCctatgttctttgagataaatcctataggccttgctagtggtggagtatccaacaaacattccttcataagattttggatcaaacttaccaagattttctttgttgttaagcacaaaacatttgcatacaaaaacatgaaaatacttaagatttggaggggttcctttccatagttcATAAGGAGTTcttttcaacccttttctaattattgtcctattcaaaatatagcatgctgtatttacagcttcagcccatagaaatttaGGAACCTCATTCTtacataacatagccctagtcatctcttgaaggcttctattccttcttttaacaaccccattttgttgaggtgttctaggtcatgaaaaattatgagtaattccaaagtcatcacagaatttttcaaagtcttggttttcaaattcttttccgtgatcacttctcaaatgtgccacttttaaatctttttcattttgaattttcttgcaaagggttgagaaagcatgaaaagcatcatttttatgagcaagaaaaagtacccaaccaaatctagagtaatcatccaccactactaaaccatagtgtttacctcctaaactttgagttcttgttggaccaaaaagatcaatgtgtaacatttctaatggcattttggttgaaatttcatcttttggtttaaaagaggatttaaattgtttgcctaattgacaagcatcacaagtaagatccttatcaaatttgattttaggaattcctctaaccagatttttctttactagcttagaaatttggtacatactagcatgacccaactttctatgccatagccatttttcagattcaatagaggtaaaacatgttacattttgttctttcaagtcctcaatagttaatccatacacattgttgcatcttttagcttcaaacaaaatatcttcagttttttcacaaacaactaaacacacaaattttctaaaaataacttcaaatcctaaatcacacaattggcttacactaagtaaattatgtttcaaaccatttacaagaagaacatcatttatacaagatgaaaagcttttaccaactttaccaatagccactatctttcctttacTATCATCACAAAaggtgacaagtcctccatcatactcatcaagctttatgaagaaggttgtctttccggtcatgtacctagagcatccgctgtccatgtaccacatatttttcttcctcttggatgctaggcatacttacaaaatgagctcaagtgaccttaggtatccaaatcttcttggatcctttcacgttaaaccatctcctatatcccaaaccattgtaatcaaaaacaactttgtaaattttatcaccaatcattctttcaccaaaaaaatattgaatgggAAAATGACCGTTTCGGTTGCATagcctacaaaatcttggagttgctgttttgttaaagtaggtgggatattgaaaccttgtgtcattagaagatgaagctctattTTCAAAGGAAGGTTTCTCATcagatttataaaaccccaaaccagctttatcaaagagtagtttttgactagccaatatttgatttaaattttcagaactttgagtgaacttggctaagtcattTTCAAGGCTTCTAACCTTTtttagcaactcttcattttccttAAAACAGTGTACATATGCAACTACCGAATGATCACTTTCACAACTTCTAAGTTGAGCtttcaactgcttattttcttctacaagatcacaagcagtttcggcctcccttactttatctttaagaaaactattttcagctttaagaatgataatttgttgttcaagatcttggttatcaagcagaaaacatcttattttttcagaaaggtggtctatcataagatgaaggtcttcagtgttagggttatgaaagactacttgatctatgtgatctgccatgagacatggttgtgacttggtctcggattcctcatcatcatcatctgagtcattttccaaatcttcccatgaagccatcagtcccttcttctttcctctttttggtttctcatccttcttcaacttaggacaatcagatttgaagtgccctgtttccttgcaattgaaacaagttactttgctgaggtctttcttcatttttcttgagctgccgcctttgcctttgaacttcatcattttcctgaattttttggcaaacaacacaaactcattaacttaataacaaaaattaattcataaaataaaaaagttatcttACGCTTTTAAATAAACTATATTCTTACAAATATATAGAACTTATAATATGTTTATaatcttaaattaaatatgtatattTAAAATACTTTTTGTTTGAAACAAATGAAGCTCGACACATGAGAGTGGAGCATAAAACAGACAGAAACAAAAGCAAATCTAAACACAAAGTTAGCAATCCTATGTCATATccgacattgccatcaacaaccaataGGATCCAAACCAGCCCACTCCTTATAGCTCAAAAAACGTCCTATTTTGTATGACATCAACATGTACCTCTTTATTATTGAAGATCCTGTTATTGCGTTCCAACCAGACGTTCCAAATAACCGCAAAGAACCCAGTCAGCCACTGCTCCTCTTTTCTATTAGATGTTCCATTCCAACTCTCAAAGAAGTCTTTAATGCTTCCAGGGACAGCCCAATCTCTATGAAAATATCTCAACCAGACGCACCACACCTGCCACATAAACTCACAGAATACAAACAAATGGTGAACACATTTAATCTCCTTTTTACACAAGACACAAATACTTTCATGCTGGCGAGTGATGCCTAATCTACTCAACCTTTCTTTAGTATTCACTCATCCACTAAAACAAACCAACCAAACAGCTCAATTTTAGGCGGAACCAACCCTTTCCAGATCGAACTTGTGAAGCTATAACTTGTAATCTCCTCCGAAAAAATGCCTTTATTATCAAATTTCCAAACAAGATTATCTGCTCTATCAGCTGATAGCTTCACTGGTCTTAACCTATCATGAAGTTGGTGAACTagttccaactcccattgaaACAGCTTCCTCCTCCAATAGaaattccaaatccactctaacccatcccagaacccacaatcccctatcacAAATTCTtattggtttgaaacagagaagatCTTTGGAAAACGCGCATTCAGAGGACCACCCTGGACCCAGTTATCTTCCCAAAATAGTGTCCTTCGACCATCACCAACTTCCATTGCCAGACCACTAATAACTTTTTCTTTTACCTGCTGTGCTTTTATATCCAACTGACATATGTCTTTCCAGGAGCCACCCTTTACCGGTAAAGTCTGACTAGAAAGCATAACCTTAGGATTCAAATTGTTACACGAACAGACAATCTTCTTCCATAACAGACAATCTTCCTTGGAAAactgccaccaccacttaaacagcaGTGCTGTGTTCCTGAGCACTGCATCCCCGACCCCGAACCCCCCAGCCTTTTTAGGTGCCTGAACCACTTCCCACTTCACTAGAGGTATACCATTATTACCATCCTCCTTACACCACAGGAACCTCCTTTGTAAGGCAATCAATTTGTCAGCCACCGCCTTCAGCATCTTGTACAGGCTAAGGTAGTATACCGACAGGCTATTCAACACCGATTTAATAAGAACTAGCTTGCCTGCTTTGTTTAGAACCTTCGCTTTCCATAAATTGAGCTTCTCTTCCACCTTCTCTATGACCGGTTTTCAAGTCTTCACCAAACGCAGGTTCGCTCCTAGAGAAATTCCGAGATACCTAACAGGTAAAACAGCTTGCTTGCACTCTAGGAGGCCACACACATGCTCCACCCACTCCTGCTCACAGTTAACTGAGATCAGATTCGACTTATCAAAGTTGAGCCTCAGACCCGACATCAGCTCAAAACAGCGCAACAACCTCTTATAATTCACAATTGTCTCTGTCTCCGGAGGGCAAAACAAGATAGTGTCATCCGCGAATTGGAGATGTGACAGTTCAATGTGATCTCTCCCAACCAGTAACGGATTAATACGCCCATTCCTTACAACTTCTCCTAGCATCCTGTGCAACACCCACCACAAGAACAAACAGAAGAGGAGACAGTGGATCTCCTTGTTTTAGGTCCCTCTCTATCTTAAATGGCTTGGATggagatccattcactaggactGACATAGTGTatatttaaaatacttattaattaaaaagtgagaaaagtatgaaaaattatttaaaatttgcagTGTAATAAAATGTTTTAATTTGTAAGCTAAGAGTATAGAAATAGTCAAAATAGGACACTAACTTCACTCTTTTAACATTTGAGTTACATTTGGCCATTTTGAAATAATCAACCACTCAACTATAACCAAAtattgagaaaaagaaaaaaaaggatgtGTGTATATATTACTCGaaatacttaattaaaaaagaatttatctTTCTGTTTTATATTTGATAGTGGTTACATTATagttgattatttttaattttccaaaCAATATTTgggttttaataaaaataatgttgagctaatatttatgaattttcatATATTATCTCTCGCtagtttatatataattttcatacATTAATGAGAGAGTGGCATGGAATCTATATCTGATTGCTGCCGTGTTTATGAAGGAAGGAAAAAATGCATATCATGCCATAAACATCTACATATTGATTTAATGAGTGACAAGGATATAGCAAAGAATTAGAGCAAATTGATACATTATTTTCCAAGCGTATTTGGTACTCCTGGAATAATTAGAAACTGAGAGAGAATAGCTCAAAGACTTCTAAGATAAGCATTGGAGACTAAAACTTTACCACACATACTCAAGACTCTTGGAACGTAAAGgttggtttgattgattattcCATTCTCAtgattatgtatatataatgtGGTTGAGTGAGTGGAGTGAAAGCCATTCACAAATTAAATATCACCAATAACTGAAAATGGGAATTGGATACCAAAATGTTGCTGCATGCGCAACACTGGTACTTGTGATGGTAATGACTGAAATTGCGGGCATTTGTGCAAATTCAAGTACTCTCCTCCACTCTCCGTGTCTTGAAAGAGAGAGGCAAGCTCTTGTGAAGTTCAAAGCATCCCTGAATGATTCGTCAAACACGCTTTCCTCATGGCATGGCGATGACTGCTGTCGATGGGAAGGGATCGGCTGCGACAATGTTACTGGTCACGTTGTCATGCTTGATCTCGCCACTCCTTATCTGAAATGCTGGAGATCCATGCCGGAAGAAGAATATTGGTTAAGAAGGGATGATGAGGACAACTGTGACCTTTTACGCTATCAATATTTAGAAGCTGGGAATGTTAATTCATCGCTGCTGGAACTGGAATACTTGACTCATTTGGACTTGACTGGAAATCGTTTCCATTGGAATCCCATACCCATGTTCATTGGTTCTATGCAACGCCTCAGGTATTTGTCCCTCTCTGGTGCTGGTTTTGGCGGGAAAATACCCAATAATCTTGGAAATCTCACCAACCTTCACTTTCTTGATCTGAGTTGGAATGAATTTTCACCAGACAGCAACATCAACTGGATTTCTCAACTGCCATTGCTGGAGCACCTCAACATAAAGGGCTCTTTTATTTACAATGAGTTTCAGGTATTTGTCCTAACTTATTACTTGGATAGTTGGATGGTTAATAATTCATGGACTTGACAAAGTTGCTTCTTGTTCCTCGCTCAGGTAAATATTATTAATCTCACCATCACTGCTCCTAAACTTCAATTCCTAAGTCTTGCCAACAATGGACTTAATGTGCCAAATTTGGATGCTTTACAAAACATGACATCTCTTGTGCATCTTGATCTTAGTGTGAACAGTATTACTTCAATTCCATCTTGGTTTGGCAACTTCAAGAAACTTGAGTATCTTGATCTTTCAGGGTGTGGGCTTCATGGCCCAATTCCAAATGCTTTCCAAACTGCAACTTCCATTGAATTTTTGGACCTTTCTTGGAACCATTTTGACTCTCTTCCATACTGGTTTCACAAGTTTGAGAAACTCAAGCATCTTCTTCTTTCATCTAATAATTTTCAGGGTTCAATTCCTGATGTTTTACAAAATATGACTAGCATTGAGTCTCTTGACCTTTCTGACAACTCTTTCATCTCAGTTCCATCTTGGTCTGGCAACTTCAAGAAACTTGAGTATCTTGATCTTTCATGGTGTTATCTTCATGGTCCAATTCCAAATGCTTTTCAAAATGCAACTTCCATTGAAAGTTTGGACCTTTCTGGGAACAATTTTGACTCTCTTTCATTCTGGTTTCATAAGTTTCAGAAACTCAAGCATCTTTATCTTTCGTCTAATAACTTCCAGGGTTCAATTCCTAATGTTTTACAAAACATGACATCTCTTGTGCATCTTGATCTTGGTGGGAACAATCTTACTTCAGTTTCATCTTGGTTTGACAACTTCAAAAAGCTTGAGTATCTTAGTCTTTCAGAGTGTGGGCTTCATGGCCCAATTCCAAATGCTTTCCAAAATGCAACTTCCATTGAATTTTTGGACATTTCTTGGAACAATTTTGACTCTCTTCCATCCTGGTTTCACAAGTTTGAGAAACTCAAgcatctttctctctcatctaaTAATTTCCAGGGTTCAATTCCTGATGTTTTACAAAATATGACTAGCTTTGAGTCCCTTGACCTTTCTGACAACTCTTTCACTTCACTTCCATCTTGGTTTGTTGAGTTAAAGAAACTTGCCTATCTCAGTCTTTCAAGTAATAAATTAACATCCATGGAATATTCCATttcattcatttaaaaaaaaatgtgtcACCTGAAAAGTTTAGATATAGCAAGAAACAGACTCCTAaaaaaatccatagaaaacaaTGATTTGTCTACCTGCATTAGACATAATTTGGAGAATCTTGACTTGAGTGAAAATGAATTTAACGATCATTTGCCATCTTGGTTAGGACAACTTGAAAATCTAGGCTACCTTTATCTccaatataattttttctatgGTCCCATTCCCTCTTCTTTTGGAAAATTACTGAAATTGGAAGACTTGAATTTATCCAACAAGAAGTTAGAAGGGGACCTTCCTGATTTCATGGGACAACTTGTAAATTTACTGGCGGTGGATCTTTCAAATAATTCATTTAATGGAACGATTACTCAAAATCTTGAACAACTTGTATATTTACAATATTTTGATATCTCAAATAATTATTTCAAGGGAATTATTCCTCAAAATCTAGAACAACTTGTAAATTTATATACTCTTTATCTCTCCAATAATTATCTAAGGAGATCCATTCCTTCAAGTATTGGTCAACTTATAAATCTATTCTATGTTGATTtgtcaaataattatttaaaaggaATCATCCCTACTAGTCTTAACCAACTTGTAAATCTGCATACACTTGATCTTTCAAGGAATAAACTAGATGGGAgaatttgtattgattttaaaaaatttgtgcaTCTATCATACTTGGATCTATCTTCAAACAATTTGAATGGATCCATTCCAGTGGAAGAAAGCAGGCTTTTGGTTCTCTCTGAAATGTGGTATTTGAATCTCTCACATAATCAAATCAGTGGCTCACTTCCTGAACATATTGGTCATATAATGCCCAATTTGGAGGACTTGATTCTTGGAAATAACCTCATTGGAAGAAATAAATTTGTCATCCAACAAACTCTCAGGGGTTGTTCCAAGCTCATTTGGGAATCTTTCCTCTTTGTCATGGTTGCATTTGAACAATAACAGCCTTCATGGAGAGTTTCTAGCGTCTATGAGAAATTTGTCACAGTTGTTGATTATGGATCTCGGAGAGAATCAACTTTCTGGCACCATCCTATCATGGAGTGCTAACACATTTTCTTCACTACAAATTCTAAGATTGCGGCAAAACAGGTTAAGTGGCAGCATTCCTTCGCAGATATGTGAACTATCATCCATTAAAATCTTGGACCTTTCTTGCAACAATTTAAATGGTTCAATACCTCGGTGCATAGGCAAATTTCAAGGAATGACTCTTGAGGCTCCCGCTCCCGCTTTGTCTCTTACTTTATTTGCGCTTGAGCTTCACAATTCGTCTGGCTGGAAAACTGAGGATGTCATAGAAGTCGTGAAAGGAAGAGAACTTGACTACATAAGAATCTTGAAGCTTGTGGTCATGATGGATTTGTCCGAGAATAATTTGGTTGGCTCCATTCCAAATGGAATAACATTGCTCAATGGTTTGCATAGCTTGAATCTATCAAACAATCATTTGATCGGAAAGATCCCTAACATGATAGGGGATATGAGATCACTTGAATCCTTTGATGTTTCAAGTAACCAACTCTCGGGTACAATTCCAAGAAGTATGTCAGCCTTAACATCACTCAGTCAGTTAAACTTGTCACACAATAACTTCTCTGGACCAATACCCACAGATAACGAGTTTTTAACTTATAATCCATCCAGTTATGCTGGCAACCCATATCTCTGTGGATTTCCTCTGCCCAACAAATGTGGTTATTCACATCAAGTTAATGGGAGCAGTGAATTTGAAGATGAAGACAGCAAAACAGATAAGTTGGAAAAGTGGTTGTTTTACTTTGTTATTGCAATTGGCTTTGCAACTGGGTTTTGGGGAGTTATTGGCACTTTGTGGTTCAAGAAAACTTGGAGACATGCTTACTTCAGATGGGTGGAAGATTTAGCCGACACGATCTATGTCACAACTGCAATAAGAATGGAAAAATTGAAGAAgtggatgatgatgagaaaaagtgTTGTTGTTTGATCAtgtatgtgtttttatttttattttgaagaatCAAAGTGGTAATAAATTAAGGAAAGTGAAATATGTCTGAtgtatgtgtttttatttttattttaatctccTGAAGAATCTCTGCGTAAAACAGAACAGCATAACTAACAATGTCGTTACACAAAAATTTAAGTAAATAGTATAAATATAAATGCATGATGTTGCAGTTAAAAAAAGAATTGGAGACACTTCGACGAATTGCAGCATAAAGGTATACGAGTAATGAGTAAACCATATTAATTATGAgatgtggagagagagagagatattttATTACAGGACAAATACTTTACTCGTTCTAATATCTTACTCGAAGTCACCTTTTAATCAAGTAACAGAAAAATTTATTTGGATTTGATTACATTATGGGTTTCTAGAGTTGTaccaaattttcaatcaagtttttgtagtttaaaagtttataattaaattttcatattagatgCAAACTT from Arachis hypogaea cultivar Tifrunner chromosome 10, arahy.Tifrunner.gnm2.J5K5, whole genome shotgun sequence includes:
- the LOC112717090 gene encoding uncharacterized protein, whose protein sequence is MGIGYQNVAACATLVLVMVMTEIAGICANSSTLLHSPCLERERQALVKFKASLNDSSNTLSSWHGDDCCRWEGIGCDNVTGHVVMLDLATPYLKCWRSMPEEEYWLRRDDEDNCDLLRYQYLEAGNVNSSLLELEYLTHLDLTGNRFHWNPIPMFIGSMQRLRYLSLSGAGFGGKIPNNLGNLTNLHFLDLSWNEFSPDSNINWISQLPLLEHLNIKGSFIYNEFQVNIINLTITAPKLQFLSLANNGLNVPNLDALQNMTSLVHLDLSVNSITSIPSWFGNFKKLEYLDLSGCGLHGPIPNAFQTATSIEFLDLSWNHFDSLPYWFHKFEKLKHLLLSSNNFQGSIPDVLQNMTSIESLDLSDNSFISVPSWSGNFKKLEYLDLSWCYLHGPIPNAFQNATSIESLDLSGNNFDSLSFWFHKFQKLKHLYLSSNNFQGSIPNVLQNMTSLVHLDLGGNNLTSVSSWFDNFKKLEYLSLSECGLHGPIPNAFQNATSIEFLDISWNNFDSLPSWFHKFEKLKHLSLSSNNFQGSIPDVLQNMTSFESLDLSDNSFTSLPSWFVELKKLAYLSLSSNKLTSMEYSISFI
- the LOC114924515 gene encoding receptor-like protein EIX2, which codes for MRNLSQLLIMDLGENQLSGTILSWSANTFSSLQILRLRQNRLSGSIPSQICELSSIKILDLSCNNLNGSIPRCIGKFQGMTLEAPAPALSLTLFALELHNSSGWKTEDVIEVVKGRELDYIRILKLVVMMDLSENNLVGSIPNGITLLNGLHSLNLSNNHLIGKIPNMIGDMRSLESFDVSSNQLSGTIPRSMSALTSLSQLNLSHNNFSGPIPTDNEFLTYNPSSYAGNPYLCGFPLPNKCGYSHQVNGSSEFEDEDSKTDKLEKWLFYFVIAIGFATGFWGVIGTLWFKKTWRHAYFRWVEDLADTIYVTTAIRMEKLKKWMMMRKSVVV